A genomic stretch from Scheffersomyces stipitis CBS 6054 chromosome 6, complete sequence includes:
- a CDS encoding predicted protein (go_function protein translocase activity~go_component mitochondrial inner membrane~go_process protein-mitochondrial targeting): protein MDQLNVKEQQEFQQIVEQKQMKDFMNLYSNLVSRCFEDCVNDFTSANLSAKETSCIAKCSEKFLKHSERVGQRFQEQK from the coding sequence ATGGACCAATTAAATGTCAAGGAGCAACAGGAGTTCCAACagattgttgaacaaaagCAAATGAAGGACTTCATGAACTTGTACTCCAACCTTGTTTCCAGATGTTTTGAAGACTGTGTCAATGACTTCACTTCTGCCAACTTGTCGGCCAAGGAAACCAGTTGTATTGCCAAATGTTCtgagaagttcttgaagcaTTCTGAACGTGTTGGCCAGAGATTCCAGGAACAAAAGTAA
- the SYN4 gene encoding asparaginyl-tRNA synthetase (asparaginyl-tRNA synthetase (SYNM)~go_component cytoplasm~go_function tRNA ligase activity; ATP binding~go_process tRNA aminoacylation for protein translation) produces the protein MNQLFKTSRQYRRLPIFRSIFHSQKYFSSLTPTIKDLLANPPSPDSTILAQGHIKSIRQGKSAGFIDLSDGSAHLSLNVIVKNPLEVLSKLQLKVGQSIQVQGKWVESQGTQDYEIVYNFEDVAHSLRVVGDVSEQYPIQKKSSSYQFLRNHPTLRHRTSTLASLLRFRSFVESSLFEFFNGNSFTKVVPPLITSSDCEGAGEQFSVESLSKLNESRNKTTLSSEDHFFGKSTYLTVSTQLHLEVLALSLNRVWTLTPCFRAEDSNTNRHLSEFWMLEAEICYLGDLNQLTSFTEDMIRHVANSLKQSCNDSSISGGAVDLLGSRFNKEDVELMKNRWDTVLSEASWPSITYTEAVEIINRVMNKGRSKNRLQWGDSIQTPHEKWLAGEYFKSPVFITDYPTAEKPFYMPKSKNFDPQRPTVACYDLILPEIGELVGGSMREHNYNNLVEEMKNRNMNLDEMQWYLSTRENGTVPHGGFGMGFERLIAYLSGMENVKEVIPFPRVPQSCHC, from the coding sequence ATgaatcaacttttcaaaaCTTCCAGACAGTACAGGCGTTTGCCAATTTTTCGttcgatttttcactctcaaaagtacttttcttcacttACTCCTACCATCAAGGACTTACTAGCTAATCCACCACTGCCAGACTCAACGATATTAGCTCAGGGTCATATCAAGTCAATTAGACAGGGCAAGAGTGCCGGGTTCATCGACTTGTCGGACGGCTCAGCCCATTTGAGCTTGAACGtgatagtgaaaaatccatTAGAAGTGCTATCTAAATTACAATTGAAAGTCGGACAGAGCATTCAGGTTCAAGGAAAATGGGTAGAGTCTCAGGGAACTCAAGATTATGAGATTGTCTacaattttgaagatgtgGCACATAGCCTTCGTGTAGTTGGAGATGTTTCGGAGCAGTATCCtatccagaagaagtcgCTGTCGTACCAGTTCTTGCGAAACCATCCGACATTGAGACACAGAACTTCAACGTTGGCTTCCTTGCTTCGTTTCAGATCATTTGTAGAATCACTGTTgtttgaatttttcaacgGCAACAGCTTCACCAAGGTAGTGCCACCACTCATCACCAGCTCAGACTGTGAGGGTGCTGGTGAGCAGTTTTCTGTAGAGTCTTTGTCTAAGCTCAATGAAAGTAGAAACAAGACGACTTTGCTGTCTGAAGATCACTTCTTTGGAAAATCCACCTATTTGACGGTATCAACACAGCTCCACTTGGAAGTGTTGGCGTTGTCGTTGAATCGAGTATGGACTTTGACTCCTTGTTTCAGAGCCGAAGACTCCAATACCAATCGCCATTTGAGCGAGTTCTGGATGTTGGAAGCCGAAATATGCTACTTGGGCGacttgaaccagttgaCTTCTTTCACTGAAGATATGATTAGACACGTTGCCAACTCTTTGAAGCAGTCTTGCAATGACAGCAGTATTTCTGGCGGAGCTGTAGATCTTCTTGGTTCACGattcaacaaggaagatgtagagttgatgaagaatagaTGGGATACTGTCTTGAGTGAAGCACTGTGGCCATCCATCACTTATACCGAGGCAGTTGAGATTATTAACAGAGTCATGAACAAAGgaagactgaaaaatcgcTTGCAGTGGGGGGATTCTATCCAGACTCCTCATGAGAAGTGGCTTGCTGGAGAATATTTCAAATCGCCAGTATTTATCACCGATTACCCTACTGCCGAGAAGCCCTTCTATATGCccaagtccaagaacttCGATCCGCAGAGGCCAACAGTGGCATGCTACGACTTGATATTGCCTGAAATAGGCGAGCTCGTAGGAGGATCCATGAGAGAGCATAACTACAATAATCttgtggaagaaatgaaaaacaGAAATATGAACCTTGACGAAATGCAATGGTATTTATCTACCCGTGAAAACGGTACAGTACCTCATGGAGGATTTGGCATGGGATTTGAGCGGTTGATAGCATACTTATCGGGAATGGAAAACGTCAAGGAAGTGATACCATTCCCCAGAGTTCCTCAATCCTGTCATTGTTAG
- a CDS encoding mitochondrial processing peptidase (go_function metalloendopeptidase activity~go_process proteolysis and peptidolysis) has translation MTGKSHFVKQTSFEVDYSPTEITKWRSSRTGLQLTYINQPSPIVNGYFAVATEIDNNTGSPHTLEHLVFMGSRKYPYKGLLDTLGSRLYSTTNAWTSVDQTVYTLTTAGWQGFKTLLPIYLDHLLSPTITEEACLTEVYHIDGDGKQKGVVFSEMQGIENQSWFITYQKMQETLFSESSGYSSETGGLTTELPTLTRETIKKFHDSSYRPDNLCVIITGSIDENELVDIMTQFDNELAPLPDTPNKRPFVDSKHDPPLSETIIKEIEFPDEDESMGELLISWIGPDGNDTLQSVAIDMIAYYFTDSPISLLNKHMVEIEDPLATDIDYSPDSFVRTIINFTLGGVPANRLQEADSKLKELILSQVKPENFDLSYMREIVQQQKLKYISRAEKNSSTFSTIATLEFLYGNVDGSDLKKWTKDLHEYEVIYNWTTEQWCNLISEQFVENHSASILGKPSSALNDEYKKRNKKLRKDIIAKYGEEGLKKLGKELERAQKKNDIPIPDELLLKYEKPDPSKIDFIETTSYKAGFTEGMFNPKTNNYVDDDFSEALKRDTPKDSFPLFFHFEDFKSQFTTINLVLSSTKISPHLLKYTSIVEELFSLSIQLPDGTYTPYDKVISEINNDLLEFQLDNGYENQFLELLGIRIKFESAKYKKAIQWLLNVTKYVVFEESRVKIIVEKIINSLPDKKRNSELMMYSSQHRHMYNEESLRKSQDSIHTETFYRNLLEMIEGGNFSSIQSDLEAYIKQLFTLDNMKVFVLGNVKNLDGPVSSWSDFVEKYEQPQNSPDPFHKLPRSYQFKSQLGHICAKNAFLVLSPIADSTHLITSTPIPNDYLDEDIFKIALASEVLNVVEGPLWKGIRGAGLAYGASVKRDIETGLLSFTVYRGADAKKSWEVAKSIVDDYASGKVEVDAITIENSIASIVNELANGESNNYYAATSKISDNLFKKRGPAYIKLFLSKLNALTKDDVVYAIEKYFKPMFDSESSLVFSSIPSEKEEEMEKYFTELGYRVHIEVIDAEPVEVEDDSEDSESGSSEETNSEDTSDEDQ, from the coding sequence ATGACAGGCAAGTCCCATTTTGTCAAGCAGACTTCGTTTGAAGTCGACTATTCGCCCACGGAGATCACTAAATGGCGCTCTTCCAGAACTGGATTGCAACTCACGTATATCAACCAGCCCTCGCCTATTGTCAATGGTTACTTCGCTGTGGCTACAGAAATCGACAACAATACTGGAAGTCCCCATACTTTGGAACACTTGGTCTTTATGGGCTCTCGCAAATACCCCTACAAGGGGTTGTTGGATACACTTGGAAGTCGTTTGTACTCAACTACCAACGCCTGGACTTCCGTAGATCAGACTGTCTATACCCTTACCACTGCTGGCTGGCAGGGTTTCAAGACTCTTTTGCCAATCTACTTGGATCACTTGCTCAGCCCTACTATCACCGAAGAAGCCTGTCTTACTGAAGTGTACCACATCGATGGTGATGGTAAGCAGAAAGGAGTTGTTTTCTCAGAAATGCAAGGCATTGAGAATCAGCTGTGGTTCATCACCTATCAGAAGATGCAAGAGACTTTGTTTTCTGAGAGCTCTGgttattcttctgaaactgGGGGCTTGACCACAGAATTGCCTACTCTTACAAGAGAAACGATCAAAAAGTTCCACGATAGTTCATATAGACCCGACAACTTGTGCGTAATCATCACAGGCTCCATAGACGAAAATGAGCTTGTAGACATCATGACTCAGTTCGATAATGAATTGGCTCCCTTACCCGATACTCCCAACAAGAGACCATTTGTGGACTCTAAACATGATCCGCCATTGTCAGAAACAATTATTAAAGAAATCGAATTTccagatgaagacgaatcCATGGGAGAGCTCTTGATCTCGTGGATTGGCCCAGATGGAAATGATACCTTACAAAGTGTAGCTATAGACATGATCGCCTACTATTTTACTGATAGTCCGATCTCGTTGCTTAACAAACATATGGTAGAAATCGAAGATCCTCTTGCTACTGACATCGATTATTCCCCAGATAGTTTTGTAAgaaccatcatcaacttcaccTTAGGTGGAGTTCCTGCTAATCGATTGCAAGAGGCTGATTCCAAGCTAAAGGAGTTGATCTTGAGTCAAGTCAAACCAGAAAATTTTGACTTGTCGTACATGAGAGAAATTGTGCAACAGCAGAAGTTAAAGTACATCTCCAGAGCTGAAAAGAACTCGTCTACATTCTCTACCATTGCTACCTTAGAATTCTTATATGGTAATGTAGACGGCTctgacttgaagaagtggaCCAAGGACTTGCACGAATATGAGGTTATCTACAACTGGACGACTGAACAGTGGTGCAATTTGATTTCTGAACAGTTTGTTGAGAACCACTCTGCTTCCATTCTCGGTAAACCATCCTCTGCCTTAAATGATGAGTACAAAAAAcgaaacaagaagttgagaaaaGACATCATTGCTAAGTATGGGGAAGAAggcttgaagaagttggggaaagaattggaaagagctcagaaaaagaatgaCATTCCTATTCCAGACGAGTTGTTGCTCAAGTATGAGAAACCAGACCCTTCAAAGATCGATTTCATTGAGACTACTTCGTACAAAGCTGGGTTTACGGAAGGAATGTTTAATCCTAAGACAAACAACTATGTAGATGATGACTTCAGTGAAGCTTTGAAGAGGGACACTCCAAAGGATAGCTTCCCTTTGtttttccattttgaagacttcaagtCTCAATTCACTACGATTAACTTGGTCTTGTCTTCTACTAAGATCTCTCCTCATCTCTTGAAGTATACttcaattgtagaagaactTTTTTCGTTATCCATTCAGCTTCCAGATGGAACATATACCCCATACGACAAGGTGATTtcagaaatcaacaacgacttgttggaatttCAATTGGATAACGGCTATGAAAAccaattccttgaactCTTAGGAATCAGAATTAAATTTGAGTCAGCCAAGTACAAGAAAGCTATTCAGTGGTTGCTAAATGTGACCAAGTATGTCGTATTCGAAGAATCCAGAGTCAAGATCATTGTAGAGAAAATTATCAACTCATTGCCAGACAAAAAAAGAAACAGTGAGTTGATGATGTACTCGTCCCAACATAGACATATGTATAACGAGGAATCTTTGAGAAAGTCTCAAGATTCTATCCACACTGAAACCTTCTACAGGAACTTATTAGAAATGATTGAGGGAGGTAATTTTAGTAGTATACAAAGCGACTTGGAAGCTTACATTAAGCAATTGTTTACTTTGGATAATATGAAGGTATTTGTCTTGGGAAATGTCAAGAATTTGGATGGACCAGTTTCATCGTGGTCTGATTTTGTTGAGAAATATGAACAGCCCCAAAATTCACCAGATCCCTTTCACAAGTTGCCAAGATCGTACCAGTTCAAATCCCAGCTAGGCCACATCTGTGCTAAGAATGCCTTCCTTGTTCTTAGTCCAATTGCTGATTCCACTCACTTGATTACATCTACTCCTATTCCTAACGACTACTTGGATGAAgatattttcaaaattgcTCTTGCTAGCGAAGTCTTGAATGTTGTTGAGGGTCCTTTGTGGAAGGGTATCAGAGGAGCTGGTTTGGCTTATGGTGCCTCTGTGAAGAGGGATATAGAAACTGGTTTGTTAAGCTTCACTGTTTATAGAGGTGCTGATGCTAAGAAATCTTGGGAAGTTGCGAAGTCCATAGTAGATGATTATGCTCTGGGAAAGGTCGAAGTCGATGCTATCACAATAGAAAATTCTATTGCTTCCATTGTGAATGAGTTGGCCAATGGTGAGAGTAACAATTACTATGCTGCTACTAGTAAGATCAGTGAtaatttgttcaaaaaACGTGGTCCAGCTTACATTAAGCTCTttttgctgaagttgaacgCCTTAACTAAGGATGACGTAGTTTATGCCATTGAAAAGTATTTCAAGCCCATGTTCGATTCAGAGCTGTCTTTGGTTTTCTCCAGCATCCCTTctgagaaagaagaggaaatgGAGAAATATTTCACCGAACTTGGCTACAGAGTTCACATTGAGGTTATAGACGCAGAACCAGTAGAGGTCGAAGATGATCTGGAGGATCTGGAATCTGGCTCCTCTGAAGAAACCAATTCAGAGGATACAAGCGACGAAGATCAATAA
- the YHI0 gene encoding proline-tRNA ligase (go_function tRNA ligase activity; ATP binding~go_process tRNA aminoacylation for protein translation; protein biosynthesis), whose protein sequence is MALASSLAALSLATVADSSAVETKTVVFKPKTAKTAVPVPVLLFALQSTETPSNVLAKAAAVKEPRVAKEDLVVEFFKVSPKEVSIANLDKSLAGKIKIVLDSQIANADDELVLSLVTESGAAALKASTAVEYLKSTGIETVVVDFAAEAAALASGSSKKNSAKKDAKKDAALEDAKLIGITVDKAKDFSSWYSQVVTKGEMLDYYDVSGCYILRPNSYAVWETIQDWFNVHIKKMGVQNSYFPMFVSQRVLEKEKDHIEGFAPEVAWVTRAGNSELDEHIAIRPTSETVMYPYYSKWIRSHRDLPLKLNQWNSVVRWEFKHPQPFLRTREFLWQEGHTAHLTKEEAAKEVDEILDLYARIYEELLAVPVVKGKKTENEKFAGGDYTTTVEGFIAATGRGIQGATSHHLGTNFSKMFNISVENPDGADKPRVFAFQNSWGLSTRVIGVMVMTHSDNKGLVLPPRVAQTQAVVIPVGLTSKTTDEQRKAINDGAADIEARLKAVDVRAIGDYRDIYTPGWKFAEWELKGVPLRIEFGPKDLSSEQATVVRRDNGAKYTVKLAELETRIPEILEEMQKGLLEKARNDFNEHRIVVEDWKDFVPTLNSKNVIVSPWCGDSECEDDIKDSSATKDDGEEEEVDEKAPSMGAKSLCIPKEQPELKPGQKCVKCDKPAITYCMFGRSY, encoded by the exons ATGGCCTTAGCTTCCTCATTGGCTGCCTTGTCATTGGCCACCGTGGCCGACTCGTCTGCTGTAGAAACCAAGACGGTCGTTTTCAAGCCCAAGACTGCCAAAACTGCTGTTCCCGTGccagttcttcttttcgcTCTTCAATCCACCGAAACACCCTCCAACGTTCTCGCCaaagctgctgctgtcaAGGAGCCTCGTGTGgccaaagaagacttggttgtcgaattcttcaaggtcTCCCCTAAAGAGGTCTCAATCGCTAACTTGGACAAGCTGTTGGCTGGCAAAATCAAGATCGTATTGGACTCCCAAATTGCCAACGCCGATGACGAATTGGTTCTTTCACTTGTCACCGAGTCAGGAGCCGCTGCCCTCAAAGCTTCCACTGCTGTCGAATACTTGAAGTCAACTGGTATCGAAACTGTCGTTGTTGACTttgctgctgaagctgctgcacttgcttctggttct tccaagaagaattccGCAAAGAAAGACGCTAAGAAGGATGCTGCTTTGGAAGACGCCAAGTTGATTGGTATCACTGTCGACAAGGCCAAGGACTTCTCGTCTTGGTACTCACAAGTCGTCACTAAAGGTGAGATGTTGGACTACTACGATGTCTCTGGTTGTTACATCTTGAGACCAAATTCCTATGCTGTCTGGGAAACCATCCAGGATTGGTTCAATGTGcacatcaagaagatgggCGTCCAGAACTCTTACTTCCCCATGTTTGTCTCGCAAAGAGtgttggaaaaggaaaaggaCCATATTGAGGGATTTGCTCCCGAAGTCGCCTGGGTAACCAGAGCCGGAAACTCGGAATTGGACGAACACATCGCCATTAGACCAACATCCGAAACCGTCATGTACCCATACTACTCCAAATGGATCCGTTCCCACAGAGACTTGccattgaagttgaaccaaTGGAACTCAGTCGTTAGATGGGAATTCAAGCACCCACAACCATTCTTGAGAACCCGTGAATTCTTGTGGCAGGAGGGTCATACTGCCCATTTGACTAAGGAAGAAGCTGCTAAGGAGGTCGATGAGATTCTCGACTTGTACGCGCGCATTTACGAAGAGTTATTGGCTGTTCCAGTTGTCAAAGGTAAAAAGACCGAAAACGAGAAGTTTGCTGGTGGTGATTACACCACTACCGTTGAAGGTTTCATTGCTGCCACTGGAAGAGGTATTCAAGGTGCTACTTCGCACCACTTGGGAACtaacttctccaagatgTTCAACATCTCGGTCGAGAACCCTGATGGGGCTGATAAGCCAAGAGTGTTTGCCTTCCAAAACTCTTGGGGTTTATCCACTCGTGTTATTGGTGTGATGGTGATGACCCATTCTGATAACAAGGGGTTGGTCTTGCCTCCAAGAGTAGCTCAAACCCAAGCCGTTGTTATTCCAGTTGGTTTGACCTCAAAGACCACTGATGAACAAAGAAAGGCCATCAACGACGGTGCTGCTGACATTGAAGCCAGATTGAAGGCTGTCGATGTTAGAGCTATCGGAGACTACAGAGACATTTACACTCCAGGTTGGAAGTTTGCTGAATGGGAATTGAAGGGTGTTCCATTGCGTATTGAGTTTGGACCAAAGGACTTGTCTTCTGAACAAGCTACTGTGGTTAGACGTGACAACGGTGCCAAGTACACTGTCAAGTTGGCTGAATTGGAAACGCGCATTCCTGAGATATTGGAAGAGATGCAAAAGGGTTTGTTGGAAAAGGCTAGAAATGACTTCAACGAACACcgtattgttgttgaagactGGAAGGACTTTGTTCCTACATTGAACTCCAAGAACGTGATTGTTTCTCCATGGTGTGGAGACAGTGAGTGTGAAGATGACATCAAGGACTCTTCTGCCACCAAGGAcgatggagaagaagaagaagtcgacGAAAAGGCTCCATCCATGGGTGCCAAGTCGTTGTGTATTCCTAAGGAACAGCCTGAGTTGAAGCCAGGCCAAAAGTGTGTGAAGTGTGACAAGCCTGCTATCACCTACTGTATGTTTGGTAGATCATACTAA
- a CDS encoding ubiquitin--protein ligase: protein MPGTERIGQDLGVILVAATVNQALKHFGRDGEISIVKIKLKNFVSDLNKLATAYKARFTANKYTTYFDKELLISVVKNCVPLGKFVSITSEEVIITATNFETDLKTAVATATLNYATLLVKYINDIDKIRSHVSEERAEAGLDKSENAEVKEVEIQSEAENDEAENEGEKDDNDEANEEVDDNEEKEAEKEDVEMEDVKENDPIDENMKELEEENEHADAEKTTQEIKQDVEVEKEESSSESESEEEDEEEDEDEEDEEDKAEADASKEEVVEVEKIEAPQLKSLDDNEVNDINIEEEEEEVSVAEDDDEVEEEDHQEDQKKMEVENKEQENYEETAVVEKDEQEAAEEKKEVEEQEKEEAEDDGEGDEDDDEDDEEGVEEDEEEEQEDDKEEIEQVEKEKVSEEDEEDVEEVDNVESQQVKQNSETSQESESEVISSREVSLEPKQEPPSRKRSRSPTATAQRKRFQNIAVNLIDSISAHRYSSPFLHPVSRRDAPEYYDVIKEPKDLKNILKAVKSKVEPPEYLSVKQLERDIMLMFANCVMYNKSDEDLVRLTRSMKNEVNNIFKMFEDAESEMK from the coding sequence ATGCCTGGAACTGAACGTATTGGTCAGGATCTCGGGGTGATTCTCGTGGCGGCCACTGTCAACCAAGCCCTCAAACATTTTGGGAGAGATGGTGAGATTTCAATTGTCAAAATCAAGCTCAAGAATTTCGTTCTGGATTTGAACAAACTTGCCACCGCCTACAAGGCCCGATTTACTGCCAATAAGTACACTACGTATTTTGACAAGGAATTATTGATTAGTGTAGTGAAAAACTGCGTTCCTCTTGGAAAATTCGTCTCTATAACGtctgaagaagttatcATCACAGCTACCAACTTTGAAACTGACTTAAAAACAGCCGTGGCTACTGCTACGCTCAACTATGCTACGCTTTTAGTAAAGTATATCAACGACATCGATAAGATTCGCAGCCATGTCCTGGAAGAAAGAGCTGAAGCTGGCTTGGATAAGCTGGAGAATGCAGAAGTCAAGGAGGTAGAAATACAGAGTGAAGCAGAAAACGATGAAGCAGAAAATGAAGGTGAAAAAGATGATAATGACGAAGCAAATGAAGAGGTagatgataatgaagaaaaagaagcagaaaaagaagatgtagaGATGGAAGATGTTAAAGAAAACGACCCAATAGATGAAAATATGAAGGAACTTgaggaagaaaacgaaCATGCTGACGCGGAAAAGACAACACAAGAAATAAAACAGGacgttgaagttgaaaaagagGAATCATCTTCGGAGtctgaaagtgaagaagaggatgaagaggaagacgaagatgaagaagatgaagaagacaaagcAGAAGCTGATGCttccaaggaagaagttgtagaagtcGAAAAGATCGAGGCTCCACAATTGAAGAGTCTTGATGACAATGAAGTGAATGACATTAATATagaagaggaggaagaagaagtaagTGTggctgaagatgatgatgaagtggaagaagaagaccaTCAAGAGgatcagaagaagatggaagtTGAGaacaaagaacaagaaaactACGAAGAAACTGCAGTtgtagaaaaagatgaaCAGGAAGCtgcagaagagaagaaagaagtagaagaacaagaaaaggaagaagccGAGGATGATGGCGAGGGggacgaagacgatgacgaagacgacgaagaaggtgtagaagaagacgaagaggaagaacaggaagatgacaaggaagaaatcgagcaagttgagaaagaaaaggtatccgaagaagatgaagaggatgttgaagaagtcgatAATGTGGAATCCCAACAAGTTAAACAGAATCTGGAAACATCTCAGGAAAGCGAATCTGAAGTGATATCTTCTAGAGAAGTTAGTTTAGAGCCAAAGCAAGAACCACCTTCTAGAAAACGATCTCGTTCACCTACAGCCACAGcacaaagaaagagattcCAGAATATAGCTGTTAATCTAATTGATAGCATACTGGCCCACCGGTACTCGCTGCCATTCTTACATCCAGTCAGCAGAAGAGATGCTCCTGAGTACTATGACGTCATCAAGGAGCCTAAGGATTTAAAGAATATCTTGAAAGCGGTCAAACTGAAGGTTGAACCTCCGGAGTATTTGCTGGTCAAACAGTTGGAGCGAGACATCATGCTTATGTTCGCCAACTGTGTGATGTACAATAAGTCAGATGAGGACTTGGTGCGGTTAACAAGAAGCATGAAGAATGAGGtcaacaacatcttcaagatgtttgAGGATGCTGAACTGGAAATGAAGTGA
- the HIS9 gene encoding histidinolphosphatase (histidinolphosphatase (HIS2)) → MHSHHSHSGDYVAHAVDSLDSIVQLAHSRGFTIFCLTEHMPRLDSKFIYPEEYDLKYTVTDLSDTFVRYLAHAAKLQLHYRKTTLKILVGYEVEGINEAHIEYSKQVMETNKNIVNMTVGSVHHVHEIPIDFDVESWLQARNATTEKTTRALYRDYFSLQGKVIARLQPTVVGHFDLIRLFSPQNEIDPSTGKKLEDVDIQIDWPEVWNLIVENIKRVKSYGGLFELNSSAIRKGWNTPYPKKDIAEAIIQYGGARFCLSDDSHGLKQVGLNYHKVWQYITDTLKLDTIYSLDLDEKNNTIVVAHSVEILSDSQFWNHYKEI, encoded by the coding sequence ATGCATTCTCACCACTCCCACAGTGGAGATTACGTAGCGCATGCTGTGGATTCTCTAGATTCCATTGTACAATTAGCACACTCCCGAGGCTTCACCATATTCTGTCTCACAGAACACATGCCACGATTGGATTCCAAGTTCATCTACCCTGAAGAATACGATCTCAAGTACACTGTGACCGACTTGTCAGACACTTTTGTCCGTTACTTGGCTCACGCTGCCAAGTTGCAACTACATTATAGAAAAACTACCCTCAAGATTCTTGTTGGATACGAAGTAGAAGGCATAAATGAAGCTCATATCGAATATTCCAAACAGGTTATGGAGACAAATAAGAACATCGTCAACATGACCGTAGGATCAGTTCATCACGTCCACGAAATCCCTATCGACTTCGATGTGGAGCTGTGGCTCCAGGCTCGAAATGCTACAACAGAGAAAACTACCAGAGCCTTGTACAGAGACTACTTCTCACTCCAGGGGAAAGTGATAGCGAGACTCCAGCCAACGGTGGTCGGTCATTTCGACTTAATACGATTGTTTCTGCCTCAAAACGAAATCGACCCTTCCACGGGGAAAAAGCTAGAAGACGTAGACATCCAGATTGATTGGCCAGAAGTCTGGAACTTAATCGTAGAAAATATTAAACGGGTCAAAAGTTACGGGGGCCTCTTTGAACTCAACTCTTCTGCTATAAGAAAGGGCTGGAATACGCCATATCCAAAAAAAGACATCGCTGAAGCTATCATTCAATATGGTGGTGCCAGATTCTGCCTTTCGGATGATTCTCATGGGCTTAAACAAGTCGGATTAAATTACCATAAAGTATGGCAATATATCACTGATACTCTCAAATTGGATACTATTTATAGTCTTGACCTTGATGAGAAGAATAATACCATTGTGGTTGCACACCTGGTAGAAATACTCAGCGACTCACAGTTCTGGAACCACTATAAAGAAATATAG